In Sander lucioperca isolate FBNREF2018 chromosome 21, SLUC_FBN_1.2, whole genome shotgun sequence, the following proteins share a genomic window:
- the LOC118494096 gene encoding uncharacterized protein LOC118494096 translates to YMLPLGNIIRKHSINFHCYADNTQLYLSIKLDESGQLAKLQACIKDIKSWMTHNFLMLNSNKTEVIVLGPKHHRTSLSKDIATLDGIALASSTTVRNLGIIFDQDLSFNAHLKQTSRTAFFHLRNIAKIRNILSQNDAEKLVHAFVTSRLDYCNSLLSGCSNKSLKTLQLIQNAAARVLTRTNKRDHISPVLASLHWLPVKSRIEFKILLLTYKALNGQAPSYIEELLVPYCPTRALRSQNSELLVVPRVSKSRMGARAFSYQAPLLWNQLPTWVRGADTVATFKNKLKTIIFDKAYS, encoded by the coding sequence tatatgcttcctctaggcaatattattaggaaacactcaattaactttcactgttacgcagacaacacccaattatatctgtcaattaagctcgacgaaagcggtcagttagctaaacttcaagcgtgcattaaagacataaaatcctggatgacccacaatttcctgatgttaaactcaaacaaaacggaagttattgtgctgggacccaagcaccaccgaacttcattatctaaagatatagctaccctagatggtattgccctggcctccagcactactgtcagaaatctaggaatcatttttgaccaggatctatcctttaacgcccacttaaaacaaacctctagaacagcctttttccatcttcgtaacattgccaaaatcaggaacatcctctcgcaaaacgatgctgaaaaactagtccatgcatttgttacttcccggctggactactgtaattctttactatcaggctgctcaaataagtccctcaagaccctccagctgatccagaatgctgcagcacgtgttctgacaagaactaacaaaagagatcacatttctcctgtattagcttctctgcattggcttcctgtaaaatccaggattgaatttaaaatccttctcctgacctacaaagcactaaatggtcaagcaccatcatacatagaagagctcttagtaccttattgtcccactagagcactacgctcccagaactcagagctacttgtggttcctagagtctctaaaagtagaatgggagccagagccttcagctatcaggctcctctcctgtggaaccagctcccaacttgggttcggggggctgacaccgtcgccacatttaagaataaactgaaaaccatcatctttgataaagcttatagttag